CCCACATGAAAAGGCAAGTTGAAGTTGTgaaatttaatctttttattgTCAGCCTAGTTTTATTGTCAGTAGTCTCCTAATTTTTGACTTGAAAAGTCTAAAAACTGATCAGCCTTTTTCGCTTAAGTTGGTTTTTGCTTAACTTGTTTGTTGTAATTCCATATTCCTCTCTTAATTTATATCCTTAAATCTGGCTTCTTCAATATGTTTGCTCATCTGTTTTACCTTATTCTAAAAGCAGTGTCACATATATGCGACTAGATGGTTCAGTTGTACCGGAGAAGAGGTTTGAGATTGTGAAGGCCTTTAATTCAGATCCTACAATTGATGTTCTGCTCCTGACAACACATGGTATGCTTTCTCCGACAATGAAGTTATGCTATCTAAAGTAGATCTTCTGACCAAGTTATAACTGAATAACTTCTTTTTGCTCCTTCAGTTGGCGGGCTTGGGTTGAATCTGACCTCTGCTGACACACTTGTATTTATGGAGCATGATTGGAATCCAATGCGTGATCATCAGGTAGAggatgtatatttttctttggcTTTCTGCCATGTAATTGGTCGAATTTCACTTGGCAAGGAGGAAGAATGTCCCATCTCTTACAGTTAAAATgcaaaaaatgaagaatatcTGGGACACACGAcgatggtttattttttttattgggtttGCTAATAGAGGTGAACAAAATGTGGCAGGCGATGGACAGAGCGCATAGATTGGGACAGAAAAGAGTTGTAAATGTACACCGTCTCATAATGCGTGGCACACTTGAAGAGAAAGTGATGAGTCTCCAAAGATTTAAAGTGTCGGTTGCCAATACGGTAATCAATGCTGAGAATGCGAGTATGAAGACAATGAACACTGATCAGTTACTTGACTTATTTGCTTCAGCTGAAACTTCGAAAAAGGTAAACCATTTTATATGATAGAGCAAGTCTCTAAACTGAAGAAGCAGATTGGTATCCTCAATAATCGTGTCTTTATTGTAGGGTGGTGCATCTTCGAAGAAGGGATCAGAGGATAATGATCAGATTAGTGGAACTGGAAAAGGACTGAAGGCAATTCTAGGAAACTTAGAAGAACTGTGGGATCAATCACAGTACACAGAAGAGTACAACCTTAGCCAGTTCTTAGTTAAGCTTAACGGATAATGGccaaaaaatgaagaatttgTGTACATATTTATTCAGCTCGATTCAGGAGAACCCAACAGTTTTGACGTTCCAAACACATAAAAGGTTACATCCaccctctctttttttgtctccAGTTGTTTTCTTGCCAATCTTTTTGGATTTATAAAGAAgaaatgattttaaatgataaaaggagaaaacgagaaaagagagagattggagACACTGAGTCGTTAGTTTTGGCAATACGACCGGTCTAATGTTTGTGACCGCCAAAGTAGTTTTTGTAGTGATTCTGAATCGTGTAAATACGCTTTTAACCAGCAGCAGCTTTTCCTCTTCAGTTTCAGCTTTTTAAGTCAAGTTTATGTGACAagtcttcttctactttttctcTGTTACCTTTGTTTTGTCGGTGTTCCAAGTCCAAAAGCATAAAACAGGGTAAAAAGGAaaagcatcatcatcactctttGAGTAATTGACAAATCTCTCCAAACCCAATTAAGCTTTAGCTCTTGAACCAATATAGTTTTCACGAATTAGCTTAACCAACTTCTGTGTGGTTTCAATGGTTGAAAGCTTCATCTTCGAAATGAGGGATGAGATTATCATTGGAGTTTTTCCACTGCGGTTAGATCATGATTGGGAAATTGTTTTCACACGCTTCGAAGATTAGTCAGATTTTTCCgattatatatcaaaatgacAAACGAATTAAACTTGTTTAACCATCATAAAAATATCTCTTGCCCTCTTATGAGTTACATAACACAACcgttttcgttttgtttttaaattaaatctaaaagTAGGAGAAAAACATAGCAACACCTGATCGACAATCTGACTCTCTATATACACAACAAATTCACaacaacagtttttgttttttttttttcacaaagtGAGCCTAGAAAGATAAATCAGTCAAGAATGTCAGAGCAAAGAAAACACGAGATGAGACTTGGATCACCAAATTTCATGAGCAAGTCAAGATACTGCATAGCTTCTTGAGGAGTAAGACCTTCTAGTAGGAAATCAAAGGAATCAGAATGAGTTCCTCTCATAACTTCCAATCCTTGATTCATCAGTTTCTTATGCTTCTCTTTCCCCATTTCTGCAGCTTCCACCATTGGCAACaaatctttctcttcctcttcaaaATGTGCTTTACACATCATCTgcttttaaacaaacaaaaaaactcaatcaCTACAAGAacatacaaaaacaagtttaaaaagattagtgcttttttttgttattttaactcGCCTGCAATGACTTGAAACGAGAAGCAAGACTAATAAGAGCTTCTGAACAAATCCCAGAATCCAAAACTCCAATTGATTTGATATCTTCTTTGATCCCATTCATCTTCGGTAACTCTCTCCCATGTTCCTCATTCGCACTTTTACACATccctacacacacacaaatcagAATCacaaatcagaatcagaatctgacaatgaaaattccaaaaaacaaactcaaaatccctaaaaaaaattcaaaaacctcGATCAACAGATTCGAGAACAGGGAACAAGATTCTCTCTTCCATCTGAGCGTGTTCAACCATAAGCTCTTGTAAATGAGTATAGCTCTTTGCGAATTTCCTAATCTCCATCTTCGGAGTACCAACCGACGGATCCACAGCTCTTTTACCACCACGCGCCGCCAGATCCTCCGACCATCTCAACATCCTCTCCATATGCCAAAGCATGCTCCTGTGCTGTAGCCAAATCACTCTCACTATCAACGGAGTGTCTTCGTCGAAACCTTCGAGATTGAACTTCCAAATCATCAGACGCGGCTCCGGGAACTTATCCTCGATGTAACGGAGAAGAACCTCCTGAGATCCCGACACCGTCTCGGATCCGACTTGAATCGTCGGCTTTTGGTCTTCTGAAGGGACGAAACGGAGCGGTACTTTCTTGTGAAGGAGAGCGAATCGGAGATACGACGTCACCAGACTGTTTGGAGGTCCGAACAGTCTCACTGTAGCGGCGAAGCTCACCGTCGCCGCCGTTTCAGTTTTCGTGGCGATGGGGATTCTCGGGGCTGAAACGACGGCGGCGCCGTCGGAAGAAGGAGGAGGTTTGACGACGAGGTCGAACGGTGAGATCTCAGCCGTGGATTTAGTGGAGCTGGAGAAGCAAGTTcccattggtttttttttgttttgggggaGAGTGCAGGAAACGTGAGAAACGAAATCTAGAATCTagatacgaagaagaagatgacgaaatcgagaaagagagaagaagaagttggagtGAATTGCAAGAAATTgaaagtgagaagaagaagaagaaaggtgtCACGCCATTATCATATTATTgcctttaagctttttttttttagagaacaAAACAATGAATCAGAGAATTATGAGATTATTCAgttctctctctattttaaaAGACTTTcccaattttgtatttatttttttcttgaccaaaaccaaaaacacaaataaataaattactacTATAAAAAACGATTTCGATTTCAATTCTTTGGGACTTTATAATGGATCAACTGTGGAGTGTCGacatgtcatatatatatatttaaaatggtTGATTAGCTTCTATAATAGTACTTACctacaatacaatacaatacataaacccaaactgattaatttagtaaaaaattatttctgcTTTAAGTGTTGTTTTGATTCGTAGATAAACCCCACTTTATGAGAATTgaggataagaaaaaaaatagtatatgtttttcttttatgggTTTGAGATTcttctttgaatattttttttttgtttatgcgCCAccctatttatttcttttttcccttttttaatgAGATCTGGGTGT
The sequence above is drawn from the Camelina sativa cultivar DH55 chromosome 4, Cs, whole genome shotgun sequence genome and encodes:
- the LOC104781295 gene encoding uncharacterized protein LOC104781295, with translation MGTCFSSSTKSTAEISPFDLVVKPPPSSDGAAVVSAPRIPIATKTETAATVSFAATVRLFGPPNSLVTSYLRFALLHKKVPLRFVPSEDQKPTIQVGSETVSGSQEVLLRYIEDKFPEPRLMIWKFNLEGFDEDTPLIVRVIWLQHRSMLWHMERMLRWSEDLAARGGKRAVDPSVGTPKMEIRKFAKSYTHLQELMVEHAQMEERILFPVLESVDRGMCKSANEEHGRELPKMNGIKEDIKSIGVLDSGICSEALISLASRFKSLQMMCKAHFEEEEKDLLPMVEAAEMGKEKHKKLMNQGLEVMRGTHSDSFDFLLEGLTPQEAMQYLDLLMKFGDPSLISCFLCSDILD